A single window of Salvia splendens isolate huo1 chromosome 6, SspV2, whole genome shotgun sequence DNA harbors:
- the LOC121808419 gene encoding uncharacterized protein LOC121808419 isoform X2 produces MANHGSKFVSVNLNKSYGHHHFNGGSGPATAGRGRAGGGGMLVLSRNRGAAPKVVPKLSVPPPLNLPSLRKEHEKFDTSGPGGAGATAGTGTGSRPSSGVGWNKPVASATALAEKIENRVNGVGDAAGASRVGSYMPPSVRSTGPAASVSREFLPSAERAILLKGEDFPSLQAARPVSSGASQKHKDGLNQKQKQVLHDDSTQDKEESYHLGPKDDMHPPGQSLGINPSVENGSAVHIKAGGRMSDQIKKQEHLLPDPLPLVRMNPRSDWADDERDTGHGFVEQGRDIGYSNSGNYWDRDFDLPRPSILPHKPATNQNDRWGQRDNETGKVISSEVFKMDPYNKDVRTPSREGKEVNKWRTSLPKDGVSEIGNHRVDIGARMAVNNMAKENKYAPPYYGGDTVHDGSKDSAFGRRTMGLVGQQMQRNSSSDSYNNRGADRNSRDRHAFDQPNRFKADIFQNNALSRPFIASSGRRPPIADPIQEKKFSNSDRPYSDDIFSRDYISSGFDERDLFSDGLVGVVKRKKDAAKSTHFHDPIRESFEAELERVQKMQEVERQRIVEEQERALEQTRREEEERLRRIREEEERLRKLDEESRVAAWRAEQEQLEAIQKAEELRIAREEEKKRIQLEEERRKQAARQMLQELEDKMAKRQAETVKVDASVPKTTVDDKLSAAVKVDLVSRNEDLETWEDGERMVENVMNSGSFNSSAYVKPAEISYPPRESSSNLINRGKPINSWKRDSLEYDGSFPSSQSDQETGHYSPWQDAVAGGRTGSRREFHGGPGFMPSRSYGVQDSYSDDFGYQKEQRWNLSGSADSYGKLREMDFDFQDIADRYGDGGWGQGCTRSVARPPYPERLYPHSDATEFNSYGRSRYSVRQPRVPPPPSVSSAQKTNLRGVSEHSGPSAFLDDSIHHNHASLTESGRESDYYGTNQGGPWPSEIFGRPLESNSSECQKLNSGSRCDSQSSLSVSSPPTSPPQLSQDELDASGGSLVTSAVAEGNINLVTRTESDAHNGDSAHNAMMIVQDSVSTIEDEEWTPENEDVLQQQEEYDEDEDGFREEEEVRDRNVENLELNQKFEVREPEQRDSPHVMDNVVLGFDEGVEVEIPSDDVEKSIGHQEKSFGMNDGSVSMVEERVIIDRFPSDEQNLLTAEDCRGTSADSSSWKVLDTPALPGSIGKLVGATCTAASADILDGADSSCSTCVVLQPNVLSSTADVTAVTSQPIVSSVSSTGSQGDLPIKLQFGLFSGPSSIPSPVPAIQIGSIQMPLHIHPSVGPSITHMHPSQPPVFQFGQLRYTSPISQGILPVPPQSMSFVPPNMLGHLNLNQDVLSSGNHKDAQDASTQNISKEETPFVLVNGQPRSVSASSAQSNGGLLLSVDTVSNENSSVHSSTSGASGPCDGKLMSNSSSHAEEKGQLRAASRSYPPPSKARGSDRQSHHAHPITQSFNVDRNYGVRGAGALSSGRGRRFAYAVKSSNTRSLVQDHDMLADSNGFHRRPRRSVQRTEFRIRENNDRRPAPAVASSSALTRSGAKRSSMSNRTMKHTEPLASGRTISSEVDSGDREAKVVGKDSSSKSQNISNSGEANLRRNAFEEDVDAPLQSGVVHVFKQPGIEAPCDDDDFIEVRSKRQMLNDRREQREKEIKAKSWTTKPPRKPRHSRKKDVVSRTNNKHPVQLGSEGTVDPQLAFSVPESSHFVTGGSTAFSSAASLPPIGTPFNSEAHTIKPSQSDSVSVVSNSGKEREPGLFDSKNMVMSLSQTQIDEAMKPARYDSQISAVGGHSSPVSGQVLLPSSILTKDKTFSSAASPINSLLAGEKIQFGAVTSSTIIPPSSRVVSHEIGAPGSNRPDVQVSHNFGVAERENILFFEKEKPPSDSCIPLRDCEAEAEAEAEAAASAAAAAINSDEIVGNGLSSVNDTETFGRSSVDGITTGVLGDQQMTSQSLGEELLSYSLPADLSIETTPISLWPPLPSPQSSTGQMLSHFPVGPSHFPFYEVNPLLGGPIFAFSPHDESSGTQSQPPKTTTSSSAPLGNWQQCHSGVDSFYGTPAGYPGPFIGPPGGIPGVQGPPHMVVYNHFAPVGQYGHVGLSFMGTTYIPSGKQADWINNGSSTATHIGEGDINSVNMTAVQRSSPITAPIQHLAPGSPLLPMPPPLPLFDASPFLPQMEGALPPQASHRDSIDQSLTANQFTESCTPTLSDDTGPTFSTAADTNGVPFRAELGMVDSVRSNTASSGQTAVQSMSASANAESGKIDTIETGKRYNNARSVKSQFSNKSLPTQQGNTSGRYYQRGHTSQRNNAVNELPHRRMGFHGRGGADRNLPAVRMKQIYVAKQTTTGNPST; encoded by the exons ATGGCCAATCATGGCTCCAAGTTTGTATCCGTCAATCTGAATAAGTCCTACGGGCACCATCATTTTAATGGGGGTAGCGGCCCCGCGACTGCTGGTCGGGGGCGGGCCGGGGGTGGAGGGATGTTGGTTCTATCTAGGAACCGAGGAGCTGCCCCCAAGGTTGTTCCTAAATTATCTGTTCCGCCCCCTTTGAATTTGCCATCATTGAGGAAAGAACATGAGAAATTTGATACCTCCGGACCCGGTGGGGCGGGGGCTACTGCTGGTACTGGGACTGGATCCAGACCTTCGTCCGGGGTTGGCTGGAACAAACCTGTCGCATCTGCCACTGCATTGGCCGAGAAGATTGAAAACAGGGTTAACGGAGTGGGTGATGCAGCTGGGGCAAGTAGAGTTGGTTCTTATATGCCACCGTCTGTTCGTTCTACGGGGCCTGCTGCTTCTGTATCTCGAGAATTCTTACCGTCTGCAGAGAGAGCTATTCTTTTGAAAGGTGAGGATTTCCCATCTCTGCAGGCTGCAAGGCCTGTCTCATCCGGGGCATCACAGAAACACAAGGATGGGTTAAACCAGAAGCAGAAGCAAGTCTTACATGATGATTCTACTCAGGATAAAGAGGAAAGCTATCATTTGGGTCCAAAGGATGATATGCATCCTCCCGGACAGTCCTTGGGAATAAATCCGTCGGTGGAAAATGGTAGTGCAGTCCACATAAAGGCTGGTGGAAGGATGTCCGATCAAATTAAGAAGCAGGAACATCTGTTGCCTGATCCACTGCCACTCGTTCGCATGAATCCAAGGTCTGATTGGGCCGATGATGAGCGTGACACGGGGCATGGGTTTGTGGAGCAAGGACGAGATATTGGATATTCAAACAGCGGAAATTATTGGGATAGAGATTTTGACTTGCCAAGGCCCAGCATTTTACCTCACAAGCCAGCTACAAATCAGAACGATAGATGGGGCCAACGAGACAATGAAACTGGGAAAGTTATTTCTAGTGAAGTCTTTAAAATGGACCCGTATAACAAAGATGTGAGGACACCTAGTCGGGAAGGTAAGGAAGTCAACAAATGGAGAACATCTCTTCCTAAAGATGGGGTTAGCGAAATTGGAAATCATAGAGTTGATATTGGTGCAAGAATGGCTGTTAATAATATGGCAAAGGAGAACAAATATGCCCCACCTTATTATGGAGGAGACACTGTTCATGATGGCAGCAAGGATTCTGCATTTGGGAGGAGGACCATGGGACTTGTAGGACAACAGATGCAACGAAATAGTTCAAGTGATTCATATAATAACAGAGGGGCAGATCGTAATTCTCGGGATCGCCATGCCTTTGACCAACCTAATAGGTTTAAAGCTGATATTTTTCAGAATAATGCATTGTCCAGACCCTTTATTGCTTCTAGTGGGAGAAGGCCTCCTATAGCTGACCCCATACAGGAAAAGAAGTTTTCAAATAGTGATAGACCCTACTCAGATGATATTTTCTCGAGAGACTACATTTCTTCAGGATTTGATGAAAGGGATCTCTTTTCAGATGGTCTTGTTGGAGTAGTTAAGAGGAAAAAAGATGCCGCCAAATCTACTCATTTTCATGATCCTATTCGAGAATCTTTTGAGGCAGAACTTGAAAGAGTCCAGAAAATGCAAGAGGTTGAGAGACAGAGGATCGTTGAAGAGCAAGAAAGAGCTTTGGAGCAAACTCGAAGGGAAGAGGAGGAGAGACTGCGAAGAATTAGGGAAGAGGAGGAAAGGCTGCGAAAGCTGGATGAAGAATCCCGTGTAGCTGCATGGAGGGCAGAACAGGAGCAACTTGAGGCTATTCAAAAAGCTGAAGAGCTGAGGATTGCCAGGGAAGAGGAGAAGAAAAGAATTCAGTTAGAAGAAGAGAGGAGGAAACAGGCTGCGAGACAGATGCTTCAAGAATTGGAAGATAAAATGGCCAAAAGGCAGGCTGAAACTGTAAAGGTTGATGCTTCTGTACCTAAAACAACCGTTGATGACAAACTAAGTGCAGCTGTAAAAGTAGATCTTGTATCTAGGAATGAAGACTTGGAAACTTGGGAAGATGGTGAGAGAATGGTGGAAAATGTTATGAATTCAGGTTCATTTAATTCATCAGCTTATGTCAAACCTGCTGAGATCAGCTATCCTCCCAGAGAAAGTTCTTCAAACTTAATTAACCGAGGAAAACCTATTAATTCATGGAAAAGGGATTCTCTGGAATATGATGGCAGCTTCCCTTCATCTCAATCAGATCAAGAAACTGGTCATTACAGTCCTTGGCAGGATGCAGTTGCTGGTGGCAGAACAGGTTCACGAAGAGAGTTCCATGGTGGACCTGGCTTCATGCCTTCTAGGTCTTACGGAGTGCAAGACTCTTACTCAGATGATTTTGGATATCAAAAAGAACAAAGATGGAATCTTTCTGGCAGTGCTGACTCTTATGGGAAACTCAGAGAGATGGATTTCGATTTTCAGGATATTGCAGATCGATATGGAGATGGTGGATGGGGACAGGGATGCACTAGAAGTGTCGCTCGTCCTCCTTACCCAGAACGTTTGTATCCTCATTCTGATGCAACTGAATTTAACTCCTACGGGAGATCTAGGTACTCTGTCAGACAGCCTCGTGTCCCTCCCCCTCCTTCAGTTTCTTCAGCTCAAAAGACTAATCTTAGAGGTGTCAGTGAACACTCTGGTCCTTCAGCGTTTCTAGATGACAGCATTCATCATAATCATGCTTCACTAACTGAATCTGGTAGGGAGTCAGATTATTATGGCACTAATCAAGGAGGTCCTTGGCCATCTGAGATTTTTGGAAGGCCGTTAGAAAGTAATTCCTCTGAATGTCAGAAATTGAACAGTGGATCGAGGTGTGATTCACAATCTTCACTCTCCGTTTCCAGCCCCCCAACTTCTCCACCTCAACTATCCCAGGATGAGTTGGATGCATCTGGAGGTTCTCTTGTAACATCTGCTGTAGCAGAAGGGAACATCAATTTAGTTACAAGGACTGAATCTGATGCTCACAATGGTGACTCTGCACATAATGCAATGATGATTGTGCAGGATTCTGTTTCAACTATTGAGGATGAAGAATGGACTCCTGAAAATGAAGATGTGTTACAGCAGCAAGAAGAATATGACGAGGATGAAGATGGTTTTAGAGAAGAGGAGGAAGTGCGTGATAGGAATGTTGAGAATCTTGAGCTGAACCAGAAGTTTGAGGTTCGGGAACCTGAGCAAAGAGACTCACCTCATGTGATGGACAATGTAGTCTTAGGTTTTGATGAGGGTGTTGAAGTTGAAATACCAAGTGATGATGTTGAGAAAAGTATAGGGCATCAAGAAAAATCATTTGGGATGAATGATGGTTCTGTCAGCATGGTTGAAGAAAGAGTCATCATTGATAGGTTTCCATCTGATGAACAAAATCTTCTGACTGCAGAGGATTGTCGCGGGACAAGTGCTGATAGCTCATCTTGGAAGGTATTGGATACACCAGCTTTGCCAGGTTCTATTGGTAAACTTGTTGGTGCAACCTGTACAGCAGCATCAGCCGATATATTAGATGGTGCTGATTCCTCATGTAGCACCTGTGTAGTTCTCCAGCCAAATGTACTTTCCTCGACAGCTGATGTTACAGCTGTGACAAGTCAGCCTATTGTGTCATCTGTATCTTCTACTGGAAGTCAAGGTGATTTACCAATCAAGCTTCAGTTTGGGCTATTTTCTGGTCCTTCTTCGATTCCTTCTCCAGTGCCTGCTATACAGATTGGTTCCATACAGATGCCCCTTCATATCCATCCTTCTGTTGGTCCATCCATTACTCATATGCATCCATCACAGCCTCCAGTGTTCCAATTTGGTCAGCTGCGATATACTTCTCCTATCTCACAGGGAATTTTGCCAGTACCCCCTCAATCAATGTCTTTTGTTCCGCCTAACATGCTTGGCCATCTTAATCTAAATCAGGATGTTTTAAGCTCTGGAAATCACAAGGATGCTCAAGATGCTTCCACGCAGAACATAAGCAAGGAAGAGACACCATTTGTTTTAGTGAATGGTCAGCCAAGATCTGTTTCTGCATCATCTGCGCAATCTAATGGTGGGCTTCTGTTGAGTGTAGATACAGTTTCAAATGAGAATTCTTCCGTCCATTCATCTACTTCTGGGGCCTCTGGGCCCTGTGATGGAAAATTGATGTCAAACTCAAGCTCACATGCTGAAGAGAAAGGGCAGCTTCGTGCTGCTTCAAGGAGCTATCCACCACCATCGAAGGCACGGGGATCTGACAGACAGTCCCATCATGCACATCCAATAACACAGTCTTTTAATGTTGACAGAAATTATGGCGTAAGAGGGGCAGGTGCATTGTCTAGTGGCAGGGGGAGAAGATTTGCTTATGCAGTTAAAAGTTCCAACACAAGATCATTGGTCCAGGATCATGATATGCTTGCAGATTCAAATGGTTTTCACAGGAGACCTCGAAGATCTGTCCAACGAACTGAATTCCGGATTCGTGAAAACAATGACAGAAGACCAGCACCTGCAGTGGCTTCTTCTAGTGCTTTAACTAGAAGTGGGGCCAAGAGGAGTAGCATGTCTAATAGAACTATGAAGCACACTGAGCCCTTGGCATCTGGAAGGACGATATCTTCGGAGGTTGATTCTGGAGATAGGGAAGCAAAAGTAGTGGGGAAAGATTCTTCGAGTAAGAGCCAGAATATCTCAAACTCTGGTGAAGCAAATCTGAGGAGAAATGCTTTTGAGGAGGATGTAGATGCTCCGTTACAAAGTGGTGTTGTGCATGTTTTTAAACAACCTGGCATTGAAGCCCCTTGTGATGACGACGATTTCATTGAAGTCAGATCCAAAAGGCAAATGCTAAATGATCGGCGTGAACAAAgggaaaaggaaataaaagCAAAATCATGGACCACCAAG CCACCACGTAAACCACGTCACTCCAGAAAAAAGGATGTAGTCTCAAGAACCAATAATAAACACCCAGTACAATTGGGCAGTGAAGGAACAGTTGATCCTCAATTGGCCTTTTCTGTACCTGAGAGCTCTCACTTTGTAACTGGAGGATCAACTGCATTTTCTTCTGCAGCTTCCCTGCCTCCAATTGGCACTCCTTTTAATTCTGAAGCACATACTATCAA GCCTTCACAATCAGATTCTGTATCTGTCGTCTCTAACAGTGGAAAAGAACGTGAACCTGGCCTTTTTGACAGCAAAAATATG GTTATGTCTCTAAGCCAGACACAAATTGACGAGGCTATGAAACCTGCTCGGTATGATTCACAAATTTCTGCTGTTGGAGGTCATTCCAGCCCAGTTAGTGGCCAAGTCTTGCTACCATCATCTATTTTGACAAAGGACAAAACATTTTCTTCTGCTGCAAGTCCAATCAATTCATTGCTTGCTGGAGAGAAAATTCAATTTG GTGCTGTTACATCTTCAACAATTATTCCTCCTAGTAGCCGTGTTGTATCACATGAGATTGGTGCTCCAGGTTCCAATCGACCTGATGTGCAAGTATCCCACAACTTTGGTGTAgcagagagagaaaatatactTTTCTTTGAAAAGGAGAAGCCACCGAGTGACTCTTGCATTCCATTACGAGATTGTGAGGCTGAAGCAGAAGCAGAAGCAGAAGCAGCTGcttctgctgctgctgctgctattAACAGTGATGAGATAGTTGGGAATGGCTTAAGCTCAGTCAATGACACAGAGACTTTTGGTCGTTCTTCTGTTGACGGCATTACGACAG GTGTGCTTGGAGATCAGCAGATGACAAGTCAATCACTAGGTGAGGAGTTGCTAAGTTATTCTCTTCCGGCAGATCTGTCAATTGAGACAACACCAATCTCCTTATGGCCACCATTACCAAGTCCTCAAAGTTCTACTGGCCAGATGCTTTCTCATTTCCCTGTAGGTCCTTCCCACTTCCCCTTTTATGAGGTGAACCCTCTGTTGGGGGGTCCAATTTTTGCATTCAGTCCACATGATGAATCTTCTGGTACACAATCACAACCCCCAAAGACTACAACATCCAGTTCTGCTCCTCTTGGTAACTGGCAGCAATGCCATTCTGGTGTGGACTCGTTCTATGGTACTCCGGCTGGATATCCTGGTCCGTTCATTGGTCCTCCTGGAGGCATACCTGGGGTTCAGGGGCCTCCCCATATGGTTGTCTATAATCATTTTGCTCCTGTTGGACAATATGGGCATGTAGGTTTGAGTTTTATGGGTACCACCTATATCCCATCTGGGAAGCAAGCTGATTGGATAAATAATGGTTCGTCTACTGCAACGCATATTGGTGAGGGAGACATTAATAGTGTGAATATGACTGCTGTGCAGCGAAGTTCTCCCATTACGGCTCCCATTCAGCATCTTGCCCCAGGATCTCCACTCTTGCCTATGCCCCCACCATTGCCCTTGTTTGATGCATCACCATTTCTG CCACAAATGGAGGGTGCATTGCCTCCTCAAGCCAGCCACAGAGACTCAATTGACCAATCTTTAACTGCCAATCAGTTCACGGAGTCTTGCACTCCCACATTATCAGATGACACTGGCCCAACTTTCTCTACTGCTGCTGATACAAATGGTGTCCCATTTCGTGCTGAATTAGGAATGGTAGATTCAGTGAGATCCAACACGGCTTCATCAGGGCAGACTGCAGTTCAGAGCATGTCCGCAAGTGCAAATGCTGAATCTGGCAAGATCGATACAATTGAGACTGGGAAACGATACAATAATGCAAGATCTGTGAAGAGTCAATTCTCAAATAAGAGTTTGCCCACCCAACAGGGTAATACCTCTGGTCGTTATTATCAGAGAGGCCACACATCACAAAGGAACAATGCAGTAAATGAATTGCCACACCGTAGGATGGGTTTCCATGGAAGGGGTGGCGCGGATAGAAATTTGCCTGCTGTAAGGATGAAACAGATCTACGTGGCTAAACAGACCACTACTGGGAATCCCTCTACATGA